In Phormidium yuhuli AB48, one genomic interval encodes:
- a CDS encoding Uma2 family endonuclease → MTTAPAFLSISDYLQGEQHSPIRHEYLNGEIFAMTGGSEEHNRIAGNLYAALLSHLRGSGCKTFIADMKVQIQDGVNRSDIFYYPDVMVTCDPQDQQRYYKTRPCLIVEVLSPSTEKLDRREKRLNYQTLASLQDYLLVRQDRAEVDLYHRDDSGLWRPQHFTGGDWVPLTSVNFEMAMSEIYDEVVLEDLN, encoded by the coding sequence ATGACGACAGCCCCCGCCTTCCTCTCCATCTCCGACTATCTCCAAGGCGAACAACACAGTCCCATCCGCCATGAATATCTCAACGGTGAGATTTTCGCCATGACGGGTGGAAGCGAGGAACATAATCGCATCGCTGGCAATCTTTATGCAGCGTTACTGTCCCATCTGCGAGGGAGTGGCTGCAAAACCTTCATCGCCGACATGAAAGTCCAGATTCAAGATGGGGTGAATCGCTCAGATATTTTCTACTACCCCGATGTGATGGTCACCTGCGACCCCCAAGACCAGCAGCGGTACTATAAAACTCGTCCTTGTCTGATTGTCGAGGTCCTGTCTCCCTCCACTGAAAAGCTAGACCGCCGGGAAAAACGCCTCAACTATCAAACCTTAGCCAGTTTGCAGGACTATCTTCTCGTCCGCCAAGACCGAGCTGAGGTAGACCTGTATCATCGAGATGACTCGGGACTTTGGCGGCCCCAACACTTCACAGGGGGGGATTGGGTTCCCCTCACGTCTGTGAACTTCGAGATGGCGATGAGTGAGATTTATGATGAGGTGGTGCTAGAAGACTTGAACTAA
- the nth gene encoding endonuclease III, whose product MAGTSPSQQSWKQQQASEVLNRLTRLYPDATCSLTYESPVQLLVATILSAQCTDERVNKVTPALFARYPDVAALAGANLGELEQLIRSTGFYRNKAKNIRGACQMMMERFDGQVPQTMDALTQLPGVARKTANVVLAHGFGINAGVTVDTHVKRLSRRLGLTVEDNPVKVERELMPLLPKADWENWSIRLIYHGRAVCKARKPDCGGCVLADLCPAAAEMG is encoded by the coding sequence ATGGCTGGGACATCTCCATCGCAACAATCCTGGAAGCAACAACAGGCGTCAGAGGTGTTGAACCGTTTGACGCGGCTCTATCCGGATGCGACCTGTAGCCTCACCTATGAGAGTCCGGTTCAGTTGTTGGTGGCGACGATTCTCTCGGCCCAATGTACCGATGAACGAGTGAACAAGGTGACGCCGGCCTTGTTTGCTCGTTATCCCGATGTGGCGGCCTTGGCTGGGGCCAACTTAGGGGAGTTGGAGCAATTAATTCGCTCGACGGGCTTTTATCGCAATAAGGCCAAAAACATTCGTGGGGCCTGTCAGATGATGATGGAACGGTTTGACGGCCAGGTTCCTCAAACCATGGACGCCTTAACCCAACTGCCGGGGGTGGCTCGGAAAACGGCTAATGTGGTCTTGGCTCATGGCTTTGGCATTAATGCTGGGGTGACGGTGGATACTCATGTGAAACGGTTGAGTCGCCGTTTGGGACTCACAGTAGAAGATAATCCGGTTAAGGTGGAGCGGGAGTTAATGCCGTTGTTACCCAAGGCGGATTGGGAAAATTGGTCAATTCGTCTGATTTATCATGGACGGGCGGTGTGTAAGGCCCGCAAGCCGGATTGTGGCGGTTGTGTGTTGGCCGATCTCTGTCCGGCGGCGGCTGAGATGGGGTAG
- a CDS encoding Uma2 family endonuclease: protein MFTQRQSNLPQQLLLEGVSWQKYEQFLQLLGDDFPNLRLKYLEGQLQLVSPSRDHELIKRNLGRLLEVYLEEMRIPFWGLGSTTFRREAKARGIEADECYCFYEEKPYPDLAIEVVITSGGLNSLAIYEGLGVPEVWFWQGGQLAIYGLAESGYCQRDNSPQLPDLPISQLMQQVASPNPLEAVLAFRQVLRGGESR from the coding sequence ATGTTCACCCAGAGACAGTCCAACCTTCCTCAGCAGCTTCTTCTAGAAGGCGTAAGCTGGCAAAAATATGAGCAATTCCTGCAATTACTCGGTGATGACTTTCCTAACCTGCGCTTAAAATACCTAGAGGGTCAATTACAACTTGTGTCTCCCAGTCGCGATCATGAACTCATCAAGCGAAACCTAGGGCGACTCTTGGAGGTCTATCTTGAAGAAATGCGAATTCCTTTCTGGGGATTGGGGTCAACCACCTTTCGCCGAGAAGCCAAGGCCCGAGGGATTGAGGCTGATGAGTGTTATTGTTTTTATGAGGAAAAACCCTACCCTGATTTGGCGATCGAGGTAGTCATTACCTCCGGTGGACTCAATAGTCTCGCCATTTATGAAGGGTTAGGGGTTCCTGAAGTTTGGTTTTGGCAAGGGGGTCAATTGGCCATTTATGGTTTAGCAGAATCAGGGTATTGTCAACGGGACAACAGCCCACAACTTCCTGACTTGCCCATCTCCCAACTCATGCAACAGGTCGCCTCCCCGAATCCCCTAGAAGCTGTCCTAGCATTTCGCCAAGTTCTGCGGGGAGGCGAGTCACGATGA
- a CDS encoding aldose epimerase family protein gives MYAIATETKLYPTYILSDDSAQAQLELVPERGGLVTRWRVGDRDLLYFDAERFANPELSVRGGIPILFPICGNLPNNTYTHQGTSYRLKQHGFARDLPWTVSESSTDKSASLTLELTSNEETLAVYPFDFHLSFTYRLRGHTLEIVQRYSNPSEETILPFSSGLHPYFQASDKSQLRFHLPSHQYWDQLDGTLHDFDNEFNFERKEIDVAFTQLQSQSASVYDCKEGVTLNLEYSTPFSTLVFWAVHGKDYYCLEPWTAPRNALNTGDRLIHVHPRSSLEMLVRLDVHLD, from the coding sequence ATGTACGCGATCGCTACTGAAACGAAACTCTATCCGACCTATATCCTGTCCGACGACTCGGCCCAGGCTCAGCTTGAACTCGTCCCGGAACGGGGTGGCCTAGTGACGCGCTGGCGAGTTGGCGATCGCGACCTGCTCTATTTTGACGCGGAACGTTTCGCGAATCCTGAACTCAGTGTCCGGGGTGGAATTCCCATCCTCTTTCCCATCTGCGGCAATCTCCCCAATAACACCTATACTCACCAGGGAACTTCCTACCGCCTCAAACAGCATGGCTTCGCACGGGACTTACCCTGGACGGTTAGCGAATCCAGTACGGACAAAAGTGCCAGTTTGACCCTGGAACTGACCAGCAACGAGGAAACTCTCGCTGTCTATCCCTTTGATTTCCATCTCTCCTTTACTTACCGACTGCGGGGACATACTCTAGAAATCGTCCAACGCTACAGCAATCCCAGTGAGGAGACGATTCTTCCCTTTTCCTCAGGACTGCATCCCTACTTCCAGGCCTCTGATAAGTCCCAATTGCGATTTCATCTCCCCTCACATCAATATTGGGACCAACTCGATGGAACGCTACATGACTTTGATAATGAGTTCAACTTTGAGCGCAAGGAGATTGATGTGGCCTTCACCCAACTCCAAAGCCAGAGTGCAAGTGTTTATGATTGTAAGGAGGGAGTCACCCTCAATCTGGAATATAGCACCCCGTTCTCTACCCTTGTGTTTTGGGCCGTCCACGGGAAAGACTACTACTGTCTTGAACCCTGGACAGCACCGCGCAACGCCCTGAATACGGGCGATCGCCTGATCCATGTCCATCCTCGCTCCAGTCTGGAAATGTTGGTTCGCCTAGATGTTCATCTCGATTAA
- a CDS encoding zinc-dependent metalloprotease, translating into MSRLIARFARASEMAYLFLFLAMALGSGSIAQAGLSQDRSLSQTSSQPKTSLKQGESKPSSDPPPGNATTSASHSQDDSEKPSFADLVADTTRLEGLFPLYHNVEEGELFLELHPDQLNRLHLLVMSLSQGVGSVFLEGFPLEDFPIVFQKRNQRILVTVPNTHFRTQGNDPQRAGVERGFSDSVLASLEIKATHPERGSYLLDIRPLLLTQDLPDLNPVMSILSFAGQENRSYISEVKNFPENIEIEAKLAFSGSGSTLSRIFLPTLPDGRAFSLGVRYSLSRLPELSTYRPRLADNRIGYFITAYQNLSNFSQSDPFVRYIQRWHLEKQDPTAALSPPVEPLVFWIENTVPHEYRETIREGVLMWNQAFEQAGYLNAIEVRQMPDDADWDPADIRYNTIRWFQAFDSGIAGMGPSRVNPLTGQILDSDVLINADVIRMLTRETDSLLSQSRSGWSPEAERMLVDLPGCSQTSCITETIAAEAAGVEGAEEDAQRLLQELRSRSNFPLNHGPRLSCTCAACTQAFQEGLTAVSVLGNLPPGHETVQTYIHQYLRYLVAHEVGHVLGLRHNFKGSTLRRPEELHDRELTRREGLTSSVMDYMPPNLAASGETQGDFFPTGLGPYDEWAITYGYSDFSHLPPQEERRRLEAIASRSTEPELSYGTDEDLWAEVGPEINWFDLSSDTIEHSQLQMQLGREIFERLEQQLPRAGDPPERLRTQFNVALFYYFRQSRALLKHIGGQSFNRHQSPEVTPFETLSLEQKERSLALLEQYIFAEDAFNFSPRLLNSLAPSRWFHWGSSPNFQRVDYPIHEQILSLQGGILRSLLAPERLRRLRDLEMRTAPEETLQVPDLLGRVYRGVWSEVLESRRVATNISSLRRGLQRQHLQLSLDMASGRVHGTEDSRTLARYYLGQLEEALTAALRREGDLDTYTRAHLRDSRMRIREAMGDN; encoded by the coding sequence ATGTCTAGATTAATTGCCCGTTTTGCCCGCGCCTCTGAGATGGCTTATCTCTTCCTATTTCTGGCAATGGCGTTGGGCTCCGGCTCAATAGCTCAGGCCGGCCTGTCTCAGGACCGCAGTCTGAGTCAAACCTCCTCCCAACCCAAGACCTCGCTGAAACAGGGAGAGAGCAAACCTAGCTCCGACCCCCCCCCAGGGAACGCGACAACCTCAGCGAGTCATTCCCAAGACGATAGCGAGAAACCCTCCTTTGCCGACCTGGTTGCTGATACCACCCGCCTTGAGGGCCTGTTTCCCCTCTATCACAATGTTGAGGAAGGGGAGTTATTCTTAGAACTTCATCCCGATCAACTGAATCGCCTCCATTTGCTCGTTATGAGCCTATCTCAAGGGGTGGGAAGTGTCTTTTTAGAAGGATTTCCCCTTGAAGATTTCCCAATTGTGTTCCAGAAACGAAATCAACGAATTTTAGTAACCGTTCCCAATACCCATTTTCGGACTCAAGGGAATGACCCGCAACGGGCTGGGGTAGAACGAGGATTTAGTGATTCGGTGTTAGCGTCTTTAGAAATTAAAGCAACCCATCCTGAACGCGGCAGTTACTTACTCGATATCCGGCCACTTCTGCTGACCCAAGACTTACCCGACCTCAACCCGGTTATGTCCATTTTATCTTTTGCGGGACAGGAGAATCGCTCTTATATTTCAGAGGTTAAAAACTTTCCAGAAAATATTGAAATTGAGGCTAAATTAGCTTTTTCTGGGAGCGGCTCTACTCTATCGAGAATCTTTTTGCCGACACTTCCCGATGGTCGTGCTTTCTCCTTAGGGGTGCGCTATAGTCTCTCACGACTCCCTGAACTGTCAACGTATCGCCCGCGCCTAGCGGATAACCGCATTGGTTATTTTATTACAGCGTATCAAAATCTCTCCAATTTTAGTCAATCCGACCCCTTCGTGCGTTACATTCAGCGTTGGCATTTAGAAAAACAAGACCCAACCGCTGCGTTATCACCTCCCGTTGAACCGTTAGTCTTTTGGATCGAAAATACCGTCCCTCATGAATATCGGGAGACCATTCGTGAGGGAGTATTAATGTGGAATCAAGCCTTTGAACAGGCGGGATATCTAAACGCAATTGAAGTCCGACAAATGCCCGATGATGCAGACTGGGACCCGGCGGATATTCGCTACAACACCATCCGCTGGTTCCAGGCCTTTGACTCCGGAATAGCCGGGATGGGACCCTCTCGGGTGAATCCCTTGACGGGGCAAATTCTCGATTCGGATGTCTTAATCAATGCCGATGTGATTCGCATGTTGACGCGGGAGACGGATAGTTTATTGAGCCAATCTCGCTCGGGGTGGTCTCCGGAGGCGGAACGCATGTTGGTGGATTTACCCGGCTGTTCCCAAACGAGTTGTATCACCGAAACGATCGCCGCTGAAGCGGCTGGGGTGGAGGGGGCTGAGGAGGATGCCCAGAGGCTGTTGCAGGAGTTGCGATCGCGCTCTAATTTTCCCTTGAATCATGGGCCCCGTTTAAGTTGCACTTGTGCCGCTTGTACTCAGGCGTTTCAAGAAGGGTTGACGGCCGTATCAGTCTTGGGGAATTTGCCCCCGGGTCATGAAACGGTGCAAACCTATATCCATCAGTATTTGCGCTATTTGGTCGCCCATGAAGTGGGTCATGTCCTGGGCTTACGTCATAATTTTAAGGGGAGTACCCTGCGCCGGCCTGAGGAGCTTCATGATCGAGAGTTGACTCGTCGGGAAGGGTTAACCAGTTCCGTCATGGATTATATGCCACCGAACCTGGCAGCGTCCGGGGAGACCCAAGGGGACTTTTTCCCTACGGGACTCGGCCCCTATGATGAATGGGCCATCACCTATGGCTACAGTGATTTTAGTCATTTACCCCCTCAGGAAGAACGACGACGCTTAGAGGCGATCGCCAGCCGCTCGACGGAGCCAGAATTGAGTTATGGAACGGATGAAGATCTCTGGGCGGAAGTTGGCCCTGAGATTAACTGGTTTGACCTCAGCAGTGATACGATTGAGCATTCCCAGTTGCAGATGCAGTTGGGACGGGAAATCTTTGAGCGACTTGAGCAACAGCTCCCCCGTGCCGGAGACCCCCCCGAACGTCTGCGGACTCAGTTTAATGTGGCTCTGTTTTACTATTTCCGCCAAAGCCGGGCCTTACTCAAGCATATTGGCGGCCAGTCCTTCAATCGTCACCAGTCCCCGGAGGTGACCCCCTTTGAGACGCTGTCGTTGGAGCAAAAGGAACGGAGTTTAGCCCTACTCGAGCAGTACATTTTTGCCGAGGATGCCTTCAATTTTTCCCCCCGGTTGTTAAATAGCTTAGCGCCCTCTCGTTGGTTCCACTGGGGAAGTTCCCCGAATTTTCAACGGGTGGATTATCCCATCCATGAGCAAATTTTAAGCTTGCAGGGGGGAATTTTGCGATCGCTCTTGGCCCCAGAACGGTTGCGTCGTTTGCGAGATTTGGAGATGCGAACCGCTCCAGAAGAAACCTTGCAAGTTCCGGATTTACTGGGACGGGTATATCGCGGGGTTTGGTCAGAAGTGTTAGAGAGCCGACGGGTGGCCACCAATATCTCTAGTCTACGGCGGGGACTGCAACGACAACATTTGCAGTTATCGTTGGACATGGCCAGCGGACGGGTTCATGGGACGGAAGATTCCCGCACCCTGGCGCGATATTATCTGGGTCAGTTGGAGGAGGCGTTAACGGCGGCGTTACGACGAGAGGGAGATTTAGACACCTACACCCGGGCCCATTTACGGGACAGTCGGATGCGGATTCGCGAAGCAATGGGGGATAATTGA
- the rseP gene encoding RIP metalloprotease RseP, producing the protein MFVLAAIAVIAILIAVHELGHFLAARWQGIHVNRFSIGFGPILLKYQGPETEYAIRAFPLGGFVGFPDDDPDSPIPEDDPDLLRNRPVLDRAIVISAGVIANLIFAYLVLVFQIGSTGIPTGFNAEPGVVVPQVMSVESPAARAGLQDLDIILAVDGTPLDAGEPGIFDLKDTIEANPDTPIPLTVQRNESQLSLTVTPERGNDGKGRIGVQLAPNGERVYRQVSNPLEVLGIAAGQFQVIFLNTVKGFYQLITNFENTAGQIAGPVGIVAQGADFAARDAMNLLFFAAVISVNLAIINILPLPALDGGQLAFLLVEGVRGKPVPVHIQDGVMQSGLLLLLGLGIFLIVRDTSQLDWVQQLSR; encoded by the coding sequence ATGTTTGTTCTGGCAGCGATCGCAGTTATCGCCATTCTTATCGCCGTTCACGAGCTAGGTCACTTCCTCGCGGCTCGCTGGCAAGGCATCCATGTCAACCGCTTTTCCATTGGCTTTGGGCCGATTTTGCTCAAATACCAAGGACCGGAAACGGAATATGCCATCCGCGCCTTCCCCCTAGGAGGGTTCGTCGGCTTCCCTGATGATGATCCCGACAGTCCCATTCCCGAGGATGACCCGGACTTACTGCGCAATCGCCCGGTTCTCGATCGGGCGATCGTTATCAGTGCTGGAGTCATCGCCAATCTAATTTTTGCTTATCTAGTCCTGGTGTTCCAAATTGGCTCGACGGGGATTCCCACGGGGTTTAATGCGGAACCGGGGGTCGTCGTCCCTCAAGTCATGTCCGTTGAGAGTCCTGCCGCTCGGGCTGGCCTACAAGACCTGGATATCATTCTGGCGGTGGATGGAACTCCCCTGGACGCTGGAGAACCGGGAATTTTCGATCTCAAAGACACCATTGAAGCCAATCCCGACACCCCGATTCCCCTGACGGTGCAGCGCAATGAGAGCCAACTCTCCCTGACCGTAACCCCAGAACGGGGCAATGATGGTAAGGGACGTATTGGCGTACAACTAGCCCCCAATGGAGAACGGGTGTATCGTCAGGTGAGTAATCCCTTGGAGGTATTAGGCATTGCCGCTGGCCAGTTTCAGGTGATTTTCCTGAATACGGTTAAAGGCTTCTATCAGCTCATTACCAACTTCGAGAATACCGCTGGACAAATTGCGGGTCCGGTGGGGATTGTGGCTCAGGGGGCGGATTTTGCGGCCCGAGATGCCATGAATCTCCTCTTTTTTGCGGCGGTGATTAGTGTCAACTTAGCCATTATCAATATCTTGCCCCTACCCGCTCTGGATGGGGGCCAATTGGCGTTTCTGCTGGTGGAAGGAGTCCGGGGCAAACCGGTTCCCGTCCATATTCAAGATGGGGTAATGCAGTCAGGGCTATTATTATTGCTGGGGTTAGGCATTTTCCTGATTGTTCGCGACACGAGCCAGTTAGACTGGGTTCAACAATTGAGCCGTTAA
- a CDS encoding Uma2 family endonuclease — protein sequence MLPEPVSETLSKEEIDEIEVPPSDLPSDEPPLESSLHLQQILLLISCLNWLWKDRQDYFCAGNLTIYYSPRQLKSELFRGPDFFVVRGTTNQPRKSWVVWHEEGKYPDIIIELLSDSTAKTDRELKKGIYQDTFRTPDYFWFDPHSLEFQGFHIIDGRYHPLEANAQGWLWSEQLELYLGIHQDRLRFFTPEGTLVPTPEEAAEAEFQRAETERQRAEVEFQRAETERQRAEVEFQRAETERQRAEVEFQRAETERQANAKLIAKLRELGVDPDSL from the coding sequence ATGCTCCCAGAACCGGTCTCAGAAACCCTCTCCAAGGAGGAAATCGATGAGATTGAGGTTCCCCCCAGTGACCTCCCTAGTGATGAACCTCCCTTGGAAAGTTCCCTGCATCTCCAACAGATTCTGCTGCTGATATCCTGTCTCAACTGGCTCTGGAAAGACCGTCAGGACTATTTCTGTGCCGGGAACTTAACCATTTACTATAGTCCCCGTCAACTGAAATCGGAGTTGTTCCGAGGCCCCGATTTCTTTGTGGTGCGTGGAACCACGAACCAACCCCGGAAAAGTTGGGTGGTGTGGCACGAAGAGGGCAAGTATCCCGATATTATTATTGAGCTGCTCTCGGACAGCACGGCGAAAACTGACCGAGAACTCAAGAAAGGGATTTATCAGGATACCTTCAGAACTCCCGACTATTTCTGGTTTGACCCCCACAGCTTGGAGTTTCAAGGCTTCCATATAATCGATGGGCGGTATCATCCCTTGGAGGCGAATGCTCAGGGATGGTTATGGAGTGAGCAATTGGAACTGTATCTGGGGATTCATCAGGACCGTTTGCGTTTCTTTACTCCTGAGGGGACGCTGGTTCCCACTCCTGAGGAGGCGGCCGAGGCGGAGTTTCAACGGGCGGAAACTGAACGTCAACGAGCGGAGGTGGAGTTTCAACGGGCGGAAACTGAACGTCAACGAGCGGAGGTGGAGTTTCAACGAGCGGAAACTGAACGTCAACGAGCGGAGGTGGAGTTTCAACGAGCGGAAACTGAACGTCAAGCTAATGCCAAACTCATCGCAAAACTCCGAGAACTGGGGGTTGACCCCGACTCACTCTGA
- the ppc gene encoding phosphoenolpyruvate carboxylase: protein MSPTLERTDRPFNVSSTSDVRLRHRLKVVEDLWESVLRQECGQQMVDLLHELNPMQAEGGQAPNLKDSPVVRKIEQLDLNDAIRAARGFALYFQLINIVEQHYEQRDQQKANVSNNLTFTEESISRVESPSEEFSELTTGSVQTPERGTFGSLFPQLRQLNVPPNLIQKLLDQLDIRLVFTAHPTEIVRRTIRGKQRRIARVLRQLDRVEDGLHSMGRTSSLEAEALQEQLMEEIRLWWRTDELHQFKPTVLDEVEYTLHYFTEVLFDTLPQLYQRLQRTLKVSFPHIDPPSYNFCKFGSWVGSDRDGNPSVTPRVTWQTACYQRNLVLEKYIHAVDSLSESLSLSLHWSDVLPELLESVEQDRLQMSEVYDRLAIRYRQEPYRLKLAYVQQRLENTRDRNLSLYHSEDWRQQIREVKSLPVYRSGSEFLAELQLIQRNLFETGLQCSELDTLICQVEIYGFNLAHLDIRQESSRHEEALNELTDYLQILPKPYSELTEAERVEWLTQELQTRRPLVPTELPFSPITKETIETFRIVRLLQQEFGTELCQTYIISMSRQASDLLEVLLLAKEAGLYDPATGTGTLQVVPLFETVEDLKRAPSVMKDLFELPLYQVLLTGGYGREDSSDTPLSPSLQEVMLGYSDSNKDSGFLSSNWEIHKAQKALQAVSEPYGVKLRIFHGRGGSVGRGGGPAYEAILAQPGRTIDGRIKITEQGEVLASKYSLPELALYHLETVTSAVIQSSLLGSGFDDIEPWNETMEELAHKSRQHYRSLVYEEPDFIDFFMQVTPIEEISQLQISSRPSRRRQGKKDIGSLRAIPWVFSWTQSRFLLPAWYGVGTALNDFLQEKPEEHLKLLRYFYMKWPFFKMAISKVEMTLAKVDLQIAEHYVRELSHPEDRDRFAVILDRITEEYHRSRELILQITGHTYLLDGDPGLRRSVQLRNSTIIPLGLLQVSLLKRLRQHGKSATPGVIHSRYSKGELLRGALLTLNGIAAGMRNTG from the coding sequence ATGAGTCCAACACTTGAGAGAACCGATCGCCCATTCAACGTCTCCTCCACTTCAGACGTTCGGCTGCGTCACCGTCTCAAAGTCGTTGAGGATTTGTGGGAATCCGTACTACGTCAGGAGTGCGGTCAACAAATGGTTGACCTCCTACATGAACTCAACCCCATGCAAGCCGAAGGTGGACAAGCCCCGAATCTCAAAGATTCTCCCGTTGTTCGCAAAATCGAACAACTTGACCTCAACGATGCCATTCGTGCGGCCCGAGGGTTTGCCCTATACTTCCAGCTGATTAACATCGTCGAACAACACTATGAACAACGGGATCAGCAAAAGGCGAATGTCAGCAATAATTTAACCTTCACCGAAGAATCCATCTCACGGGTCGAATCCCCCAGTGAAGAGTTTTCCGAGCTAACCACAGGCTCAGTACAAACTCCAGAACGGGGGACCTTTGGCTCCCTGTTCCCCCAACTGCGACAACTGAATGTTCCCCCCAATCTGATCCAGAAACTCCTCGATCAACTCGATATTCGTCTCGTGTTCACCGCGCACCCCACGGAGATTGTACGCCGCACCATTCGGGGCAAACAGCGTCGGATTGCCCGGGTGTTACGCCAACTTGACCGGGTCGAAGATGGCCTCCATTCAATGGGCCGCACCTCCTCCTTGGAAGCGGAAGCCTTACAAGAACAACTCATGGAGGAAATCCGCCTCTGGTGGCGTACCGATGAATTACATCAATTCAAGCCGACCGTTCTCGATGAGGTGGAATACACCCTGCACTACTTTACCGAAGTGCTCTTCGACACCTTGCCCCAACTGTACCAGCGGCTGCAACGGACCCTCAAAGTCTCGTTTCCCCACATTGACCCGCCTAGTTATAACTTCTGTAAATTTGGCTCCTGGGTGGGGTCCGATCGCGATGGGAACCCCTCGGTGACTCCCCGTGTGACCTGGCAAACCGCCTGTTACCAGCGGAATTTGGTCTTAGAAAAGTATATTCATGCCGTTGATAGTCTCAGTGAATCTCTGAGCCTGTCCCTGCATTGGAGTGATGTGCTCCCGGAACTGCTCGAATCCGTCGAACAGGATCGGCTACAAATGAGTGAAGTGTATGACCGGCTGGCCATTCGCTATCGCCAAGAACCCTACCGCCTAAAATTGGCCTATGTGCAGCAGCGGCTGGAAAATACCCGCGATCGCAACCTCAGTCTCTACCATTCCGAAGACTGGCGCCAGCAAATCCGCGAGGTGAAAAGTCTCCCGGTCTACCGCTCCGGCTCAGAATTTCTGGCAGAATTGCAACTGATTCAACGCAATCTCTTTGAAACGGGCCTGCAATGCAGTGAATTGGATACCCTCATCTGTCAGGTCGAAATCTATGGCTTCAACTTGGCCCATTTAGATATTCGCCAGGAATCCTCCCGCCATGAGGAGGCTCTCAATGAACTGACGGACTATCTGCAAATTCTGCCTAAACCCTATAGCGAACTCACGGAAGCCGAACGGGTGGAGTGGCTAACCCAGGAACTGCAAACTCGCCGGCCCTTGGTTCCCACGGAGTTACCCTTCTCCCCCATCACCAAAGAAACCATCGAAACCTTCCGCATTGTACGCCTGCTGCAACAGGAGTTCGGCACGGAACTCTGTCAGACCTATATCATCAGCATGAGTCGCCAAGCCAGCGACCTCCTAGAAGTGTTGCTACTGGCTAAAGAGGCGGGTCTCTACGACCCAGCCACCGGAACCGGAACCCTGCAAGTCGTGCCCCTTTTTGAAACCGTGGAGGACTTAAAACGGGCCCCCTCGGTGATGAAAGACCTGTTTGAGTTACCCCTCTATCAAGTTCTGCTAACCGGGGGCTATGGACGAGAAGATAGCTCGGATACCCCCCTGAGTCCCTCCCTACAAGAGGTGATGCTGGGCTATTCCGACAGTAACAAGGACTCCGGTTTCCTCAGCAGTAACTGGGAAATCCATAAGGCTCAAAAAGCCCTGCAAGCGGTCAGCGAACCCTATGGGGTGAAACTGCGTATCTTCCACGGACGGGGGGGGTCCGTCGGTCGTGGTGGCGGACCAGCCTATGAAGCCATCTTGGCCCAGCCGGGACGCACCATTGATGGTCGTATTAAAATCACCGAACAAGGGGAAGTGCTAGCCTCGAAGTATTCCCTGCCTGAGTTGGCTCTCTATCACCTAGAAACGGTCACGTCAGCCGTGATTCAATCGAGTCTCTTAGGATCGGGGTTTGATGACATCGAACCTTGGAACGAGACAATGGAGGAGTTGGCTCACAAATCCCGTCAACATTATCGCTCCCTCGTCTATGAAGAGCCGGACTTTATCGACTTCTTTATGCAGGTGACCCCCATTGAGGAGATCAGTCAACTGCAAATTTCCTCCCGGCCCTCCCGCCGTCGTCAAGGGAAGAAGGATATCGGCAGTTTACGGGCCATTCCTTGGGTCTTTAGTTGGACCCAAAGCCGCTTTTTACTGCCGGCCTGGTATGGAGTGGGAACGGCTCTCAATGACTTTTTACAGGAAAAACCGGAGGAACACCTGAAACTGTTGCGCTATTTCTACATGAAATGGCCCTTCTTCAAAATGGCCATCTCGAAAGTGGAGATGACCTTGGCCAAAGTGGATTTACAAATTGCGGAGCATTATGTACGGGAGTTGAGCCATCCCGAGGATCGCGATCGCTTTGCGGTGATTCTCGATCGCATTACCGAGGAGTATCATCGCTCTCGGGAGCTGATTCTCCAGATTACGGGCCATACCTATCTCCTCGACGGAGATCCCGGCTTACGCCGCTCAGTGCAGTTGCGCAACTCCACCATTATTCCTCTGGGTTTGTTGCAGGTGTCCTTGCTCAAACGGCTGCGTCAACATGGTAAGAGTGCCACTCCAGGGGTGATTCACTCCCGCTACAGTAAAGGGGAGTTACTACGAGGGGCCTTATTGACACTCAATGGGATTGCCGCTGGAATGCGCAATACAGGTTGA